A region of Planococcus sp. MSAK28401 DNA encodes the following proteins:
- a CDS encoding helix-turn-helix domain-containing protein — translation MAKYSEEFKLKLVKEYAEGKLGYRRLAHKYGLPDPSPIMRWVRAYQEFGLKALRRKQTKQVYSVQFKVDVLHFMEHTGASYQDAAIHFKMNNPSLIVNWNRRVLEKGVKGLEARAKGRPSMSKRPKPIKNEKPLSREAQLERENELLRLEVAYLKKLKAFQENPDAFLEKHKQRWRSNSTKKDSD, via the coding sequence ATGGCGAAATATAGCGAAGAATTTAAGTTGAAGCTAGTGAAGGAATACGCAGAAGGAAAGTTGGGGTATAGACGCTTAGCCCACAAATACGGCTTGCCAGATCCCTCTCCGATTATGCGCTGGGTTCGGGCGTATCAGGAGTTTGGCCTTAAAGCCTTGCGGAGAAAGCAGACAAAACAAGTGTATTCTGTTCAATTCAAAGTGGATGTATTACACTTTATGGAACACACAGGTGCTTCTTACCAAGACGCAGCGATCCATTTCAAGATGAACAATCCTTCACTCATTGTGAATTGGAACCGTCGAGTTCTGGAGAAAGGGGTAAAAGGCCTGGAAGCACGAGCGAAAGGACGGCCCTCCATGTCAAAAAGACCAAAACCGATCAAGAACGAAAAGCCCCTGTCTCGGGAAGCGCAATTGGAACGGGAGAATGAGCTCCTTCGTTTGGAAGTGGCGTATTTAAAAAAGTTAAAAGCTTTCCAGGAGAATCCGGATGCCTTCCTCGAAAAGCACAAGCAGCGCTGGCGTTCGAACTCCACGAAGAAGGATTCCGATTAA
- a CDS encoding IS3 family transposase, whose protein sequence is MAFELHEEGFRLTDVLNIVDLPDATYHYHRQRFDCEDPDREWKTVIRMLFEKHQGRYGYRRIHLELRAQGYDINHKKVQRLMRDLGLNCVKFIRKSRYKSYKGKVGTLAKNRMNRRFSTPYALQKLTTDVTEFKCTGEQKLYLSPVMDLYNGEVIGFSMAKRPTLEFVMESLNQALPVIQEQAVYRTTLHSDQGWHYQHVAWVKALKKQRIFQSMSRKGTCADNAAMENFFGLLKQEMYYGETLVSYEELKQRIEHYIDYYNNERIKQKLAGMSPVKYRAHASQLAA, encoded by the coding sequence CTGGCGTTCGAACTCCACGAAGAAGGATTCCGATTAACGGATGTGTTAAACATCGTCGATCTTCCAGATGCGACCTACCATTACCATCGCCAGCGATTCGATTGCGAAGACCCGGACCGGGAGTGGAAAACAGTGATCCGGATGCTCTTCGAGAAGCACCAAGGCCGTTACGGATACCGACGGATTCATTTGGAATTGCGAGCACAGGGATACGACATCAATCATAAGAAAGTCCAGCGTCTCATGCGAGACTTGGGATTGAACTGCGTGAAGTTCATCCGGAAATCCCGCTACAAGTCGTATAAGGGGAAAGTCGGAACCCTCGCTAAAAACCGGATGAACCGCAGGTTTTCCACACCGTATGCCCTGCAAAAACTGACAACAGATGTCACCGAGTTCAAATGCACGGGCGAACAAAAACTTTATTTAAGTCCAGTGATGGATCTCTATAACGGCGAAGTCATTGGGTTCAGTATGGCCAAACGACCGACGCTGGAATTCGTGATGGAATCACTTAACCAAGCCCTGCCAGTGATTCAGGAACAAGCGGTTTACCGGACCACCCTCCATTCCGATCAAGGGTGGCATTACCAGCACGTTGCCTGGGTGAAAGCGTTGAAAAAACAACGCATCTTCCAGAGCATGTCCCGAAAAGGGACCTGTGCCGACAATGCGGCCATGGAAAATTTCTTTGGTCTCCTAAAGCAAGAGATGTATTACGGAGAAACGTTGGTTTCGTATGAAGAGTTAAAACAGCGGATTGAACACTATATCGATTACTACAACAATGAACGCATTAAACAAAAATTGGCCGGCATGAGCCCGGTGAAATACCGAGCACATGCCAGCCAATTAGCTGCATGA
- a CDS encoding heavy-metal-associated domain-containing protein: MRKMTIYVAEAKSQRPIHELEDLLLNEPGVERALVDVKDGEVKLELDETKIKESQIILLIKEAGFHVE, encoded by the coding sequence ATGAGAAAAATGACGATCTATGTAGCGGAAGCGAAATCACAACGTCCGATTCACGAACTGGAGGATTTATTGCTGAATGAGCCAGGGGTTGAACGGGCTTTGGTGGATGTGAAAGATGGCGAAGTCAAACTGGAGCTGGACGAAACGAAGATCAAGGAAAGCCAGATAATCCTTCTCATTAAAGAAGCTGGGTTTCACGTGGAGTGA
- the topB gene encoding type IA DNA topoisomerase, with the protein MKPVIVAEKPSQAKAYGDAFKTVKREGYMEMAPNPIFPEGAFITWGIGHLVELKEPKAYDPKWGKWSLASLPILPVEYQFQVARGKSKQFNIIKKLLKETDTVINACDVDREGSNIFYSIYRQTGVRGKQIKRLWINSLEIDEVREGFRNLRDNKEDLRLYEEARARQISDWLVGMNGSRLYSLLLQERGIHEVFAIGRVQTPTVFLIYQRQKEIEAFKPEKFYEIEGKFKAAKGSYKGKAKLKAKERKKAEELLAVHELTDGKAQGHIKELKTAEKHIPPQPLHSLSSLQAAANRKWKYSPQKVLSAMQKLYEKKLVSYPRTDSRHITSAEFGYLSAQVESYQKLIDAPFPIASKIPKKRFVDNTKVQEHYAIIPTKSLPTARKIEGLPQDERNLYEEVMRTTLGMFHRDYRYAETKVVTDVKGLEFHTTGRTELDKGWKSLFPTTKEAKQDPPLPELAAHEQVAAAIAIVEGMTTAPKPYTEGQLIAMMKTCGKFAEDVADSEILKEVEGLGTEATRSGIIETIKRHNYIEVKRNIVSVTEKGRMLCQAIEGNLLSSPSMTAKWESYLKKIGKGEGSSEVFLATIGKFIEKLLQDVPEQLRSNGMPDQMPALQGAEIAICPRCRKGSIVSRRGSYGCTEHANGCKQSFPAVFLKKRLTAKHIEYLCTKGKTPVIKGFVSKNGKKFNASLVLEEGKLAMKF; encoded by the coding sequence ATGAAACCAGTAATTGTAGCCGAAAAGCCGAGCCAGGCGAAAGCGTATGGCGATGCGTTCAAGACGGTGAAGCGGGAAGGCTATATGGAAATGGCGCCGAATCCGATCTTTCCAGAAGGCGCGTTCATTACCTGGGGCATCGGCCATCTTGTCGAATTGAAAGAGCCGAAAGCCTACGACCCGAAATGGGGCAAATGGTCGCTCGCTTCCTTGCCGATTCTGCCGGTCGAATACCAATTCCAAGTAGCCCGCGGCAAGTCGAAGCAATTCAATATCATCAAAAAACTCCTGAAAGAAACCGATACCGTCATCAATGCCTGCGACGTAGACCGCGAAGGCTCGAATATTTTCTACAGCATCTACCGGCAGACCGGCGTGCGTGGCAAACAAATCAAACGGCTGTGGATCAATTCACTCGAAATTGATGAAGTGCGCGAAGGCTTCCGCAATTTGCGCGATAACAAGGAAGACCTGCGCCTGTACGAAGAAGCGCGGGCGCGCCAGATCAGTGACTGGCTGGTCGGTATGAACGGCTCAAGGCTTTACTCGCTGTTGCTTCAAGAACGTGGCATCCACGAAGTATTTGCGATTGGGCGGGTTCAGACGCCAACCGTATTTTTGATTTATCAGCGCCAAAAGGAAATCGAGGCGTTCAAGCCGGAGAAGTTTTACGAAATCGAAGGGAAATTCAAAGCCGCGAAAGGCAGCTATAAAGGAAAAGCCAAGCTGAAAGCGAAAGAGCGCAAAAAAGCGGAAGAGCTCCTGGCTGTTCATGAGTTGACGGACGGCAAAGCGCAAGGCCATATCAAAGAATTGAAGACGGCGGAAAAACATATCCCCCCGCAGCCTTTGCATTCCTTATCCAGCTTGCAGGCAGCCGCGAACAGGAAATGGAAATACAGCCCGCAAAAAGTGCTGTCGGCGATGCAAAAGCTCTATGAGAAAAAACTGGTGAGTTACCCGCGGACCGATTCCCGCCATATCACTTCGGCGGAATTCGGCTATTTGTCAGCCCAAGTTGAGAGTTACCAAAAGCTTATCGATGCACCGTTCCCGATTGCATCGAAAATACCGAAAAAGCGTTTTGTCGATAACACAAAAGTGCAGGAGCATTATGCCATCATCCCGACGAAGAGCTTGCCAACAGCCCGTAAAATCGAAGGATTGCCGCAGGACGAACGGAATTTATACGAAGAAGTGATGCGTACGACGCTCGGCATGTTCCACCGGGATTACCGTTATGCCGAAACGAAAGTCGTAACTGATGTCAAAGGGCTTGAGTTCCATACGACGGGCCGGACAGAACTCGATAAAGGATGGAAATCTTTATTTCCAACAACTAAAGAAGCAAAACAGGACCCACCGCTTCCTGAATTGGCGGCACACGAGCAAGTGGCGGCAGCGATTGCCATTGTTGAAGGCATGACTACCGCGCCAAAGCCGTATACAGAAGGGCAATTGATCGCCATGATGAAAACTTGCGGAAAGTTCGCGGAAGATGTAGCCGATAGCGAAATCCTCAAGGAAGTCGAAGGGCTCGGGACGGAAGCGACGCGCAGCGGAATCATTGAAACGATAAAGCGCCATAATTATATCGAAGTAAAAAGAAACATTGTGTCAGTCACTGAAAAAGGGCGCATGCTGTGCCAAGCCATTGAAGGCAATTTGCTCTCGAGCCCGTCAATGACGGCGAAATGGGAAAGCTATTTGAAGAAAATCGGCAAAGGCGAAGGCTCCTCGGAAGTGTTTCTCGCCACGATCGGAAAGTTCATTGAGAAGCTGCTGCAAGATGTGCCGGAGCAATTGCGCAGCAACGGCATGCCGGACCAGATGCCTGCTTTGCAAGGAGCGGAAATTGCGATCTGCCCGCGCTGCCGAAAAGGCTCGATTGTTTCCCGCAGAGGCTCCTACGGCTGTACAGAACATGCCAATGGCTGCAAGCAATCATTCCCGGCGGTGTTTTTGAAAAAAAGGTTAACGGCAAAACATATCGAATACTTATGCACCAAAGGGAAAACGCCGGTCATTAAAGGTTTCGTATCGAAGAACGGTAAAAAATTCAATGCCAGTCTCGTATTGGAAGAGGGGAAATTGGCAATGAAGTTTTAA
- a CDS encoding sulfite exporter TauE/SafE family protein, with amino-acid sequence MSIDFMIVIFLIGFVGSFISGMVGIGGSIIKYPMLLYIPVMLGYTAFSAHEVSGISAIQVFFATIAGVWAYRGSGYLNKSLIAYMGGAILVGSFIGGYGSTLLSESAINIVYAILATIAVVMMFIPKKGLDDIPADQVTFNKWIAASLAFIVGIAAGIVGAAGAFILVPIMLVVLRIPTRMTIATSLAITFISSIGSTVGKIVTDQILYGPAAVMIVASILAAPLGAKVGQKANTKVLQWILSLLILGTAIKIWLDIL; translated from the coding sequence ATGAGTATTGATTTTATGATTGTTATTTTCTTGATCGGCTTTGTCGGTTCCTTCATCTCAGGAATGGTCGGAATCGGCGGATCCATCATCAAGTATCCGATGCTGTTATATATCCCGGTCATGCTGGGATACACGGCATTTTCAGCACATGAAGTATCAGGTATCAGTGCCATTCAAGTATTCTTCGCGACAATCGCGGGGGTATGGGCATACCGAGGCAGCGGCTATTTGAATAAGTCCCTTATCGCCTATATGGGCGGCGCCATTTTAGTCGGTAGCTTTATCGGAGGGTACGGCTCGACTCTCTTGTCTGAGTCGGCTATCAACATCGTCTATGCCATCCTAGCAACCATCGCCGTCGTCATGATGTTCATCCCGAAAAAAGGCTTGGATGACATTCCAGCAGATCAAGTGACATTCAATAAGTGGATTGCTGCAAGCCTGGCGTTCATCGTCGGAATTGCGGCAGGGATTGTCGGTGCAGCAGGCGCCTTCATCCTGGTGCCGATCATGCTGGTCGTCTTGCGTATTCCAACTCGTATGACAATCGCGACTTCATTGGCGATTACATTTATCTCATCCATCGGTTCAACGGTCGGTAAAATCGTCACTGACCAGATCCTGTATGGTCCGGCTGCAGTCATGATCGTGGCCAGTATCCTGGCAGCTCCATTGGGTGCAAAAGTGGGCCAAAAAGCGAACACCAAAGTATTGCAATGGATCTTGTCGCTGTTGATTCTTGGTACAGCAATCAAAATCTGGCTTGATATTCTATAA
- a CDS encoding carbonic anhydrase, which translates to MKSAELKKQNEEFIQKIKAQDPSYFDELKKGQTPEYFLLSCSDSRVSPSIIMQMPLGHMFVHRNIANQVVEEDESFSASLYYAICHLNVKKLVVKGHTDCGGVKAAWEGNEEPELQKWLAYIRRGLPEKTGGGQPTLDELSKLNVLSQVKRLQQHPVYRQYGKSVEISGCIFHVETGELEQIYPL; encoded by the coding sequence GTGAAAAGTGCAGAGCTGAAAAAGCAGAACGAAGAGTTCATCCAAAAAATCAAAGCTCAGGATCCATCCTATTTCGACGAGCTGAAAAAAGGACAAACGCCTGAATACTTCTTGTTGTCGTGCAGTGATTCGCGCGTCAGCCCTTCCATTATCATGCAGATGCCGCTTGGGCATATGTTCGTCCACCGCAACATCGCCAACCAAGTCGTGGAAGAAGACGAAAGCTTCTCTGCCAGTTTGTATTATGCAATCTGCCATTTGAACGTCAAGAAGCTTGTCGTCAAAGGCCATACAGACTGTGGAGGTGTAAAAGCCGCTTGGGAAGGCAATGAAGAGCCGGAACTGCAGAAATGGCTAGCTTATATCAGGAGAGGGTTGCCGGAGAAAACTGGCGGCGGCCAGCCGACACTTGATGAGCTGTCAAAATTGAACGTGCTCAGCCAAGTGAAGCGATTGCAGCAGCATCCGGTCTATCGGCAATATGGAAAAAGCGTTGAAATTTCAGGGTGCATTTTTCACGTGGAAACCGGTGAACTGGAACAGATTTATCCACTATAG
- a CDS encoding SulP family inorganic anion transporter, protein MLKKWIPALEWLGSYKKSDLSGDLNAGLIVAIMLIPQGMAYAMLAGLPPVIGLYASTVPLIIYALFGTSRQLAVGPVAMVSLLVLSGVSLLAEPGTDEYISLVLLLMLMIGVIQLLLGVFKLGFIVNFLSHAVISGFTSAAAIIIGLSQLKHLIGVSLEADKNVFLIIGETIRRAGEINPATLAIGLGSIVLLIFMKKYVKKIPGPLVVVVLSILAVYLFNLNGLGVKIVGEVPAGLPSLSLPAFQMDALIALVPIALTISFIGYMESIAMAKAIAAKEKYKIDPDRELVGLGLANVGGSFFAGYPVTGGFSRSAVNYQAGARTPLASIITALLIILTLLFFTGLFYYLPNAVLAAIIMVAVYSLIDAKELKYLFKVNKVDGLTWLLTFLATLLIGIEQGIIAGAIFSLLVFIRRSAYPHVAELGYLPKEKVYRNTNRYPDAETDPEILIFRVDASLYFANMTFLEEQLCKRLAEKPETKWVVFDFSSVNSIDAVAIHALEDLMEQCQSGKVRMVFAGIKNTVLDVLKRADWERKYGGSIHYMSIEDALSSIKGREERL, encoded by the coding sequence GTGTTGAAAAAATGGATTCCGGCTCTTGAGTGGCTGGGCAGCTATAAAAAATCAGACTTGAGCGGTGACTTGAATGCTGGCTTGATCGTTGCCATCATGCTCATTCCGCAGGGGATGGCATATGCGATGCTGGCTGGATTGCCGCCGGTGATCGGGCTTTACGCCTCGACGGTCCCGCTTATTATCTACGCATTGTTCGGAACATCGAGGCAGCTCGCTGTCGGGCCAGTGGCGATGGTCTCCTTGCTTGTGCTATCAGGAGTCTCGCTATTAGCGGAACCGGGAACGGACGAATACATCTCCCTAGTGCTGTTGTTGATGTTGATGATCGGGGTGATCCAGCTGCTATTGGGCGTCTTCAAGCTCGGCTTTATCGTCAACTTCCTGTCCCATGCGGTTATCAGTGGGTTTACGTCCGCGGCGGCCATCATTATCGGGCTCAGCCAATTGAAGCATTTGATCGGCGTCAGCCTGGAAGCTGATAAAAACGTCTTCCTGATTATCGGTGAGACGATTCGGCGCGCCGGGGAAATCAACCCTGCGACACTGGCCATCGGTCTGGGCAGTATCGTTTTGCTGATTTTCATGAAAAAATACGTCAAGAAAATACCAGGACCGCTAGTGGTCGTTGTATTGAGCATCTTGGCTGTCTATCTCTTCAATTTGAACGGGCTAGGGGTGAAAATCGTCGGGGAAGTGCCTGCCGGTTTGCCATCCTTATCCTTGCCTGCATTTCAGATGGATGCGTTGATAGCGTTAGTGCCGATTGCCTTAACGATTTCGTTTATCGGATATATGGAATCGATTGCGATGGCTAAGGCGATCGCAGCAAAAGAAAAATACAAGATCGACCCAGACCGCGAACTAGTCGGGCTAGGATTGGCCAATGTCGGGGGCTCCTTTTTTGCTGGCTATCCGGTAACGGGAGGGTTCTCCAGATCTGCCGTCAACTATCAGGCAGGGGCGCGCACACCGCTCGCGTCGATCATCACCGCCTTGCTGATTATCCTGACCTTGCTGTTCTTTACAGGCTTGTTCTATTATTTGCCGAATGCGGTGTTGGCTGCGATCATCATGGTCGCTGTGTACAGCTTGATCGATGCAAAAGAGCTGAAATACCTGTTCAAAGTGAATAAAGTAGACGGCCTGACATGGCTGTTGACGTTTCTTGCGACATTATTGATTGGTATAGAACAGGGCATCATTGCAGGGGCGATTTTTTCCTTACTCGTCTTTATCCGCCGCAGTGCTTATCCACACGTAGCCGAACTTGGTTATTTGCCGAAAGAAAAAGTGTACCGCAATACGAATCGGTATCCAGATGCCGAAACGGATCCGGAAATTCTCATTTTTCGTGTAGATGCCTCACTCTATTTCGCCAACATGACATTTTTGGAAGAGCAGCTTTGTAAGAGGCTCGCAGAAAAGCCCGAGACAAAATGGGTCGTCTTCGATTTCTCCAGCGTTAATTCCATTGATGCCGTCGCAATCCATGCGCTTGAAGACCTGATGGAGCAATGCCAGTCCGGCAAAGTGAGAATGGTCTTTGCAGGCATCAAGAATACGGTGTTGGATGTTCTGAAACGAGCGGATTGGGAACGTAAATACGGCGGTAGCATCCATTACATGAGCATTGAAGATGCTTTATCTTCAATCAAGGGCAGGGAGGAGCGGCTGTGA
- a CDS encoding sulfurtransferase TusA family protein, protein MNADKVLDAKGLACPMPIVKTRKEMKDMDSGQVLEIQATDKGASADLTAWAKSGGHELLEQQVDGDVLKFWIKKG, encoded by the coding sequence ATGAACGCAGATAAAGTACTAGACGCAAAAGGCTTGGCTTGCCCAATGCCGATCGTAAAAACAAGAAAAGAAATGAAAGATATGGATTCCGGCCAAGTTTTGGAAATCCAAGCTACAGATAAAGGCGCATCAGCGGATTTGACTGCATGGGCTAAATCAGGCGGCCACGAACTCTTGGAACAGCAAGTCGATGGCGACGTGCTGAAGTTCTGGATCAAAAAGGGCTGA
- a CDS encoding MBL fold metallo-hydrolase, producing the protein MSVKAMTAAQVARKVIDNEPLFILDVRNGDAFADWKIEGGNIQYLNIPYFDLLDGVEEVIDQLPKDRDILVVCAKEGSSIMVADMLADEGVETAYLSGGMKAWSEHLEPVKVGDLKDGGELYQFVRIGKGCLSYMAISGGEAAVIDATRMTDVFLNFAQEKGAAIKHVFDSHLHADHISGGRQIAQATGATYYLPPADAEEVVFDYTPLEGGFEAAFGSSKVEALYSPGHTIGSTSFIVDDQYLMTGDILFIDSIGRPDLAGLAEDWVGDLRESLYSRYQALANELVVLPAHFMIMEELNEDGSVAKKLSDLFKENHGLNIEDEQEFRDMVTKNLPPQPNAYEDIRKTNMGKITPEEEMQREMEIGPNRCAVR; encoded by the coding sequence ATGTCAGTAAAAGCAATGACAGCGGCGCAAGTAGCCCGCAAAGTAATTGATAACGAACCATTGTTCATCCTAGATGTCCGCAACGGCGATGCATTCGCCGATTGGAAAATCGAAGGCGGCAACATCCAGTACTTGAACATTCCATATTTTGATTTATTGGACGGCGTTGAAGAAGTCATCGATCAATTGCCGAAAGACCGCGATATTTTGGTCGTCTGCGCCAAAGAAGGATCTTCCATCATGGTTGCAGATATGCTTGCGGATGAAGGCGTGGAAACGGCTTATCTATCAGGCGGCATGAAAGCATGGAGCGAGCACTTGGAGCCGGTGAAAGTCGGCGATTTGAAAGATGGCGGAGAACTTTACCAATTTGTCCGCATCGGCAAAGGCTGCTTGTCTTACATGGCTATTTCTGGCGGTGAAGCGGCAGTCATTGACGCGACTCGCATGACGGATGTCTTCTTGAACTTCGCGCAGGAAAAAGGCGCAGCGATCAAGCACGTATTCGATTCCCACCTTCACGCGGACCATATCTCAGGCGGACGCCAAATTGCACAAGCGACAGGCGCAACGTACTACTTGCCGCCAGCTGACGCTGAAGAAGTGGTATTCGATTATACACCGCTTGAAGGCGGCTTCGAAGCGGCATTCGGAAGCTCGAAAGTCGAAGCGCTCTACTCGCCAGGACACACAATCGGTTCGACTTCATTCATCGTTGATGATCAATACTTGATGACAGGTGATATCCTGTTCATCGATTCTATCGGACGCCCGGACCTTGCAGGGCTAGCGGAAGACTGGGTTGGCGATTTGCGCGAATCTCTATACAGCCGCTACCAAGCGCTTGCAAACGAATTGGTCGTTCTTCCGGCTCACTTCATGATTATGGAAGAATTGAATGAAGACGGCAGTGTCGCGAAAAAATTGAGCGACTTATTCAAAGAAAATCACGGCTTGAATATCGAAGATGAGCAGGAGTTCCGCGACATGGTGACGAAGAACCTACCACCGCAGCCGAATGCTTACGAAGATATCCGCAAGACCAACATGGGCAAGATCACACCAGAAGAAGAAATGCAGCGCGAAATGGAAATCGGCCCGAACCGCTGCGCCGTACGTTAA
- a CDS encoding DsrE/DsrF/DrsH-like family protein, with amino-acid sequence MTKKTAIIASNGGLFEAYKVFNIATAAAASDHEVSIFFTFEGLNLIHKEANQQLPMPEGKEHFEEGFKKSNVPAIPELIEMAQDLDVKFIGCQMTMDVMGLEKDAFVDGIEVGGAVTFLDFAKDADVTLTF; translated from the coding sequence ATGACCAAGAAAACAGCAATCATCGCCTCTAACGGCGGATTATTCGAAGCATATAAAGTATTCAATATTGCAACAGCAGCTGCAGCAAGTGATCACGAAGTGTCCATTTTCTTTACATTTGAAGGCTTGAACTTGATCCACAAAGAAGCGAACCAGCAATTGCCGATGCCAGAAGGCAAAGAGCATTTTGAAGAAGGCTTCAAGAAATCGAACGTACCGGCTATTCCGGAACTAATCGAAATGGCGCAAGACCTCGATGTTAAATTTATCGGCTGCCAAATGACGATGGATGTCATGGGCCTTGAGAAAGACGCATTCGTTGACGGCATTGAAGTCGGCGGCGCAGTAACATTCCTTGATTTTGCAAAAGATGCAGACGTGACACTTACATTCTAA